The window AGGCTTTCCGGCCCAGACCATAGCTGCCCGCGAGCATGAGGCCTGTTGAGAAGACGAATTGGCCCACGCCGTAGAGAACGGCCACGAGGCGCAGCGCCCGAGAGGAATCGGCCGCGCCCGGCACCGTACCGGGCAGCAGCAGGGTGAGCGCCATGTACGCGAGCGTTACCGCACCGATACAGGCGTGGTAGTGGCCCGGAATGCGCAGGTCGGAACCTCGGATCAGCGCCCCGTAGACAAAGCCGACCAGCATCAGCGCGACGCTCGCCGAAAGCGGCCAGAGCGCTGCCCGCGACGGCGAGTCCGGGCGGATCTCCCGGACCCTGAAGTGCGGTGCGAGGACGAGCGCGAGAAAGAGCAGGACCGCGGGAAAGAGCGCCCACTGCATCACCAGCACGAATCCAGAACGGTGGAACCGCCACATCGGCCCCCGCGCCAGGAGGTCGAGGATCGGGAGGAGCGGGATCGCGAGCGAGAGAGAGATCCACGACAGACGGTCGACGATCCGCCGCCCCGATCCCCAGGCAGCGAGCAGCGCCCACGCGACCAGGACGAAGGCGACGTTCGCGAGCTGGAGCACGTGGCCGGGACCCCACATCAGGATCTCGAATCGGGTCATGTCGTCCAGACCGTCGGGGAGGCGCACGATTCCCGCTCCCAGCGCGGCCACCGCCAGCAGGACGTAGATCGCCCCCAGGCGGACCAGGCCGCCCGTCGCGGCGAGCGTTACCGCGACCACGGGAGCAAACCCGGCTGGTCCTCCGACGCCCGCCGGCAGGACGGACCGTCGGGTGCCGACGCCGAGGAATCCACGGTCGAGATAGGTCGAAGCGACGCCGGCGAAGAAGAGCACCAGCCCGGCCTCGTAGAGCGGATGAGCGACGAGCGGCACGTAGTTGACGGGGTGAACGGTGCCCACTCCGGGCAGGAGCCCGCCGAGGAGCAGCAACGCCCCGACGCTCGAGAGCCATGGCGCCAAGGCGGCCGCCCGGCTCGCCCTCGGCGACTGCCCCGCTGTCAACCGATGGAAGTGAAAGAGCGCCACCGGCAGCGCGGAGAACGCGGCCACGACACCGAGCCCGACATGGACGATCAGCGCACGGCGAGCGAGGTCCGTGTCCGTGAGGTGGCGTGCCAGGATCGGCACCCGAGCCGCGGCCACGGCCAGTGCGAGCACCCCGCTGCCGGCGAGCGATGCGACCGCCAGCACGAGCCAGTGGCGCGCGAGCCTGCGCCGATCACGAGTCATGAGACCCCCGGGACAGGACCGAACCTCGGTCTCCGGTCCTTCGACAGGCGAGGCGCGCCGTGCGCCGCGCGATTATGTGCGGCGACCCGGGGAACACACTGCCGGCATGAAGATCGCGGTCCTCGAGGCAGGCGGGTTCGGGAGAGGCACGCCTCACACCTCACCCGACGAGGCCGCAGACGCGGCGGCACTCGGCCATCACCGGCCCAGCCATGGCTCTGGCGCGCTCGCCCCCGGCCCGCAGCACCGATTCGACGAAGCCGGGGTCCCGCAGCAGCTCCTCCCGGCGGAGCCGGGCCGTGCGAAACGTGTCCAGGATCAGGCCGAGCAGGCGACTCTTCATCTCGCCGTAGCCGTGGCCGCCCTCGCTGAAGAGCTTCCGGGTGGCCGGCCACTCACCGTCTGGCGTCAGCAGCTTCAGAAGGGAATAGAGCGTGCTGCCCCGTGTGGCCTTCGGGGCCCCGAGCGGTGTCGAATCGGTAACGATCGACATCACGGACCTCCGGATCTCTCTCGGGGGCGAACAGCTCGATGGCGTTGCCATAGGACTTCGACATCTTCCGGCCGTCGATCCCCGGCACCACCGAGGCGCCCGGCAGGATCACCGCCTCGGGAAGCCGCAGGATCTGTTCTCCACAGGTGTTATTAAAGGCCCCGGCGATGTCACGGGTCATCTCGAGGTGCTGCTTCTGATCCCGGCCCACCGGCACCCGGTCGGCCCGACGATCAGGACGTCCGCGGCCATCAGCACGGGATACGCGAACAAGCCGTGGGTCGGTGCGATCCCCCGCGCGAGCTTGTCCTTGTAGGAGTGCCCGCGCTGCAGCAGGCCCATGGGCGTCACCGTCGACAGCATCCAGGCGAGCTCCGTGACCTGTGGCACGCCCGATTGGCGATAGATGACCGCGCGTTCCGGGTCGAGGCCGAGCGCGAGGTAGTCCGCGGCAACCTGCAGAGCGAGGGACCGCAGCACCTTCCCGTCGTGAATCGTCGTCATCGCGTGCAGATCGGCGACGAAGAAGCAGCACTCGTTTCGAGGGTGAGCCTGCAGGGCGACGAACTGACGGATGGCGCCCAGGTAGTTCCCGAGATGGAGACTCCCCGACGGCTGGACACCCGAGAGGATACGCATCGGACCTCCGAGCCCGGAATCGTACGGCATGTCGCTGTGGCGCGAAGGCCGAGCTGCGGGGAGGAAGACATAGACTCTAAACGCGGCGGTCCTCCCCGCTCGGAGTAGCTTCACGATGAGAGACGTTCGGAAAGTCCCCGCATCCACTCGCTCTGGCCAGCTCGGCAGTTACTGGGGCAACCTGGTCATGCCTGCCGGCGAAATGACCGTCCCCGACAAGTTCTCGTTCGAAGACGGCGCCGGCATCGTCAACATCGTCAAGCGAGTTCTCGTGAACCCCCTCGACCTGACGACGAAGCTCTATCACTACGAAAGAGTCGACAGGTTCAACGCTCTCGAAGAGTCCGCGGGCAAACACTTACAAGCGAACAAGAAGGCCCGCTGAAACATCCTTGAACGCGCTGCTCGAGTCGCTCTAAGAGGGCGTCAAGGCGGCCTCTGGGACGACCTCTTCGCGAGCTGCTTCGTCAGGCAGGGATCCTCCCGCGGAGAGCCTCGGGAACATGCGGACCTGGTTCCGCGATGAGGCTCCGCGCGGCGTCCATCTTGCCGAAGACGCCCCATGCCAGCACACCGTGCACGCGGCCGTCGCCGCCGAGGTAGTAGACGACGCCTCTGCGGAACGGCTCCTTCCAGTCGGCGACGACGTCGAGGTGCGGATCGAGCTCACCGATCGCTTCGTATCCGAGGTCGAAGAGGTCCGAGTAGAAGAAGGGCAGATGGCGGTAGGCGACGTCCGCCCCGGCCATCGCGCGGCCGGCCTCCCGCCCCATGCACTTGGCGTTGTCCTCGTGCTCGACCCGGATCCGCTGCCCGAGCGCCGGGCTCGAGAACCGCGCGACGTCGCCGGCGGCGAAGACGGCCGGGTCTGACGTACGCAGCCTCTCGTCCACGAGGATGCCGTCGTCCACGGCGAGTCCGGCCTCTGCGGCGAGGCGGTCGTTCGGGATGATGCCGAGCCCCGCCACCACGAGGTCGGCCCGGATCTCGCCCCGGTCGGTCTTCAGCGTGAACCCGGGGCCGTGAGCCTCGAGCCCGGTAAGGCGCTCCCCCGGCCGGACCTCGACCTCACGCTCCGAATAGTAGTCGTTCAGGTGCACCGCGAGCTCTCGCGGAAAGAGACGCCCGCCGATCCCTTCATCGGGGAAGAGCAACGTCACTCGATAGCCAGCCGTCGCGAGCGAAGCCGCGATCTCCGAGCCGATGAAGCCTCCGCCGACGACCGCCACGTGCTTGCCCACCGGGAGCGCCCGGACGCGCTGGTAGTCCGCGACGGTCCGGTAGTAGACGACCTCGTCGCCGCCGAAGGGCAGGCGCCGCGGGGTTCCACCCGTCGCGAGGAGGAGCCGCTCGTACCCGACGGTCTCGCTCTCTCGAGCGCGACCCGCCGCGAGACCCGGTCGATCGCGACGACGCGCGCACCGGTGCGACTCGAGACGCCCTCGACGGCGGGCAGCCAGATCGAGCCCTCCTCTTGCCCCGTCCAGAGACCCTTCGTGAGCGGCGGCCGCGAGTACGGTCCCACCGGCTCCTCACCGAGCAGGACGATCGACCCGCTCGCGTCCATCGACCGGATCCCCTGCGCCGCGGCGTGCCCCGTCATCCCGGCGCCGATCACCACGTACTTGAAGTCGGACATCGGTCCCCCCTCCTCCTAGGTTTGGCCAGTCGCCTTCGCCTCCAGGACCTTCAGCTGGGCTCGAAGCGCCTTCTCGCGGCCGTAGCGCTCCGTCACGTCGCGCATCACCGCCACCACCCACTCGATCCGGCCCCCGACGTCCTTCAGCAGCTGGATCGAGAACTCGACGGAGATCTGCCGGCCGTCCTTGTGGAGCGCAGGCACGGCGAGCAGCTGGCCCTCACCGTAGCGGGTGACGCCGGTCTTCATGGTCGTCTTCCAGCCGGCCCAGTGCCGGCCGCGAAGCCGCTCGGGGATGATGAAGTCCATCGAAACTCCGAGCGCCTCGAAGGCGCGGAAGCCGAAGACCCGCTCGGCCCCGGCGTTCCAGTACCGCACCGTACCCTCTTGGTCGCTGATCAGGATCGCATCGGGCGAGCCGTCCAGGATGCGGCGGAGGAGATCGTCAGGGAGCGCAGTCATCGAACCTCGGGGGAACGGATGAGCAGGCGTTTCGTACCGTCCCGCGCGATACGATACCCGAATCGGGCCTGCAACAGGGTCCTTCGCTGCACCGAAGGGATCGTCGACGGCGGGCGGAGTGGGCTCGGCATCAGGCTCAGAGAGAGTCATGAGAGAGCCATGATCGACGTGGACCAGCGTTTGCCTCTGCCCTCCGGAGCATCTGGCACTTACTACTCGCTCCCGCTGCTCGAGAGAGCAGGGGTCGCCAACATCTCGCGGCTGCCGGTGAGCCTCCGAATCCTCCTCGAATCGGTGCTCCGCAATCGCGACGGCCGGCGCATCCACGACGAGGACGTCGAAACGCTCGCGCCCTGGCAGCCGAGCGCCACGCGGACTGCGGAGGTGCTTTCGTCGTCGGCCGCGTCCCCCTGCAGGACTTCACCGGCGTGCCGCTCCTCGTCGATCTCGCCGCGATGCGCTCTGCGGGAGCGCGCCACGGCGGGGACGTCGAGCGGGTGTAGCCGCTGGTTCCCGTCGATCTCGTCGTCGACCACTCGGTCCAGGTCGACTACTTCGGCCGGAGCGAAGCGCTCCAGCCCAACACGGAGATGGAATTCCGCCGTAACGGCGAGCGCTACCGCTTCTCAAGTGGGGGCGCAGGCATTCGACGGGCTACGGATCGTCCCGCCCGTCTTCGGCATCTGCCATCAGGTGAACCTCGAATTCCTGGCGCGCGGCGTCCTCGAGAAAAACGGTGTGGTGTACCCCGACTCGCTGGTCGGCACCGACTCGCACACGACGATGGTCAACGGGCTCGGGGTCGTCGGCTGGGGCGTCGGTGGCATCGAGGCGGAGGCGGCGATGCTCGGACAGCCGGTCTACCTCCTCCTGCCCGACGTCGTCGGCGTGCATCTCTACGGTCGGCTGCGTGGGGGGGTGGCCGCGACCGATCTGGTCCTGCACATCACCTCGCTTCTACGGCAGGCACGGGTCGTCGGCAAGCTCGTCGAGTTTCACGGTGAGGGGGCCGCGAGCCTGTCCGTGCCCGACCGAGCCACGCTCGGGAACATGGCGCCGGAGTATGGCGCGACGATCGGCTTCTTCCCCGTCGATGAACAATCCCTGTCGCTATCTCCAGGCGACCGGCCGGAGCGACGAGCACGTGGAGACGGTGCGTCGCTACTTCCAGGCCCAGGGGCTCTTCGGCATGCCCGAGCGCGGCCAGTGCGACTACACGACCGTGATCGACGTGGACCTCGGCGCCGTGGAGCCGTCGGTCGCCGGCCCCAAGCGGCCACAGGACCGGATCGCTCTGGGACGACTCAAGAAGACATTCCTCTCCCTTCTGACCGATCCCGAGGGCTACGGCAAGTCGGCCGCCGACGCCGCTCGCCGCGTGACGGTGCAGCTGGGGGACGCGGCCGACCCACAGCCGGGCGGCGGTGAACAGTCGATCGAGACGCTTCCCGACGGACGTGCGAAGGACACCAACACGCTCACCGAGACCGAGATGATGAACGACCGGCCGACGCCCGACCGGCTCGGCGAGGCGAGCGGGCAGGCTGCGCGCCCTTCA is drawn from Holophagales bacterium and contains these coding sequences:
- a CDS encoding PAS domain S-box protein produces the protein MTALPDDLLRRILDGSPDAILISDQEGTVRYWNAGAERVFGFRAFEALGVSMDFIIPERLRGRHWAGWKTTMKTGVTRYGEGQLLAVPALHKDGRQISVEFSIQLLKDVGGRIEWVVAVMRDVTERYGREKALRAQLKVLEAKATGQT